One genomic window of Candidatus Zymogenaceae bacterium includes the following:
- a CDS encoding YebC/PmpR family DNA-binding transcriptional regulator encodes MSGHSKWHSIRHKKGIVDVKRGKMFTKLIREITVSARMGDPDPDTNPRLRTAIAAAKAANMPKDNIERAIKKGTGELEGESFEEVVYEGYGPAGVAVLVESLTDNRNRTVADIRYIFSKNSGNLGENGCVGWLFEKRGVIIIEAKDVDEDELLTVALEAGALDMSQEGDSFEVVCEPGDFETVREAIESGGFPIQSAEVTMIPQNTISLEGKDAEKMLRLMEALEDNDDVQNVYANFDIPEEIMEGLDF; translated from the coding sequence ATGTCAGGACATTCCAAATGGCACAGCATACGACATAAAAAGGGCATCGTGGACGTAAAAAGGGGCAAGATGTTCACGAAGCTCATCCGGGAAATCACCGTCTCCGCGAGAATGGGCGACCCCGATCCTGATACAAATCCGCGGCTCAGGACGGCCATCGCCGCTGCGAAGGCCGCGAACATGCCCAAGGATAATATCGAGCGGGCCATCAAGAAGGGAACCGGGGAGCTGGAGGGAGAGAGCTTCGAAGAGGTGGTGTATGAGGGATACGGCCCAGCGGGGGTGGCGGTCTTGGTTGAAAGCCTGACGGACAATCGAAACCGGACGGTGGCGGACATCAGATACATCTTTTCGAAAAACTCCGGGAACCTGGGGGAGAACGGTTGCGTTGGATGGCTGTTTGAGAAGCGGGGTGTGATCATCATCGAGGCCAAAGATGTGGACGAAGATGAGCTGTTAACGGTCGCCCTGGAGGCCGGAGCGCTGGATATGAGCCAGGAGGGAGACTCCTTCGAGGTGGTGTGCGAGCCGGGGGACTTCGAGACCGTCAGAGAGGCGATCGAATCCGGGGGATTCCCGATACAGAGCGCCGAGGTGACCATGATCCCCCAAAATACCATCTCTTTAGAGGGAAAGGACGCCGAAAAGATGCTCCGGCTCATGGAAGCGCTGGAGGATAACGACGACGTGCAGAATGTGTACGCCAATTTCGACATCCCCGAAGAAATCATGGAGGGACTCGATTTCTGA
- the ruvC gene encoding crossover junction endodeoxyribonuclease RuvC yields MCTPISTSPKKSWRDSISDEYTILGIDPGVTVTGYGVVCRGRDVSVRALGEIKPSRNDALSEKLAHIHREIERIIVDIRPDAVAVEGLFHAKNVKSAIRLGHARGVLLLASAQSNIPVYEYAPREVKAAATGYGAAGKDQVGAMVRRFLSLDCDIGDHACDALAVAVCHMHNMGPLGMKKTI; encoded by the coding sequence ATGTGTACGCCAATTTCGACATCCCCGAAGAAATCATGGAGGGACTCGATTTCTGACGAATACACCATACTGGGCATCGATCCGGGGGTGACCGTTACCGGCTACGGCGTCGTGTGTCGGGGGCGGGATGTTTCGGTTCGGGCCCTGGGTGAAATAAAGCCGTCGAGAAACGACGCCCTCTCCGAGAAACTTGCACATATTCACCGGGAAATCGAGCGGATCATCGTTGATATCAGGCCGGACGCGGTGGCGGTGGAGGGCCTGTTTCACGCGAAGAACGTTAAAAGTGCCATCAGGCTGGGCCATGCCCGGGGCGTGCTCCTTTTGGCGTCGGCCCAATCGAACATCCCGGTCTATGAGTACGCGCCCCGGGAAGTCAAGGCCGCGGCAACCGGATACGGCGCCGCCGGGAAGGACCAGGTCGGGGCGATGGTCCGGCGTTTTCTCTCTCTGGATTGTGATATCGGGGATCATGCCTGCGACGCCCTGGCGGTGGCGGTGTGCCATATGCACAACATGGGCCCCCTGGGCATGAAAAAAACCATATGA
- the ruvA gene encoding Holliday junction branch migration protein RuvA, with translation MIAALRGNILYKSLEGIIVDVGGVGYRVLMSLSAYARLPGEGHEVSLLVHTSVRENDISLFGFLTPEERRAFLDLIGISGIGPRVALAVLSGISPVELDEAVLAGDISRLMSVPGVGRKTAERIPLELREKVEKRIGTEEGRAAVGGRLGVGDVIDALVQLGYPRTQAERVVREASRRESEGDASDVEALLKNALKLLGQKQG, from the coding sequence ATGATCGCAGCGCTCCGTGGAAATATCCTCTACAAATCCCTGGAGGGGATCATCGTCGATGTGGGGGGCGTGGGCTATCGAGTGCTGATGTCTCTTTCCGCGTACGCCCGCCTGCCCGGCGAGGGCCATGAGGTGTCTCTGCTGGTTCACACCAGCGTTCGGGAGAACGATATCAGCCTGTTCGGATTTCTTACCCCCGAGGAGCGTCGGGCATTTCTCGATCTCATCGGCATTTCGGGCATTGGCCCCAGGGTGGCGCTGGCGGTGCTGTCCGGCATTTCCCCCGTTGAGCTGGACGAAGCGGTGCTGGCCGGAGATATCAGTCGGTTGATGTCGGTGCCGGGGGTGGGCAGAAAAACGGCGGAGCGCATTCCCCTGGAGCTCAGGGAGAAGGTGGAAAAGCGCATCGGCACGGAAGAGGGCCGGGCGGCCGTCGGCGGGCGGCTGGGGGTGGGTGATGTCATCGACGCACTTGTGCAGCTCGGCTATCCCCGCACCCAAGCGGAGCGGGTGGTGCGGGAGGCCTCCCGACGGGAGTCCGAGGGAGATGCGTCGGATGTGGAGGCGTTATTGAAGAACGCGTTGAAGCTCTTGGGACAGAAACAGGGGTGA